The genomic window GAGGTTTTCTCGAACTACAGCGAAACGGTACGATCGTTAAAGTTTGATAAACTTTGCGAAACTATATAAGATACGGAACTCCTGGCGAAACTCATTCCTAAGGATCCATTCGCGTGCCTgattatacgttatacatgTAAAACGCCTCCACATACTCGCATCGGGCGAAAGTTACGTAACCGAGGAAAAAGGGTGAAACCCTTATTGAACTTTAGAGGGCGATGAAgaagcagattttttttctttctttaatcCCGCATGTCACACTCTTAATACTATTCGAATCAATCACTCGCATTAAATTTCATCACGTGTATCCGCACCAGGCATGACTAAAAAGTGGAGGTTGCTTCCATTTCCTTTAGTGAATTTAGTAATTAAGAGAAAGATGCGATTAGCAAGAAACAGGAAAGAGTATCGATTAACGTCTTTTACCGGTATCACCTGACAtgtttcacgtttttcaataatataacGGTTTTAAAGCCACGCTCTTCCGGTGAAAAATTAGGGTATCCACGAAGCGAGGCGGTAGGTTCagctaaaatttttctccaaggAACCTTTTTCTGATAATAAACTTTGACCGCTCTCACGTTTCGATTCCTTGTTTTTCCTACGCCTTTCCCGATTACCTTTCTACTAAATTTGTTTCACCTCGTGTATCGAACTTCCACAGTTCTAACAATGGTACAAAGTTTCTGGAAAGTAAAGTTCAGTCGTTCCGTTTCTCCACATTGAACTCACTGCAAACTCGGCAATATATTGAAACGGGCGTTCcgatcaatgaaaaataacgaaatgatTGCCAAGTTTTCTTTGTGATCTAGTTTTGCCTCGTAGCAAGACATCGATATATTCATTACAAAGACCCTTGTTTCACCCGTTCTCCAATTAAGactggaataaattgattccCAAGACCGAGCCGTTAATCGTCATCTTTCAAGATCACTCAGGCGATCAATTCACTTCTGTATCAAAATATCAAGAGGGCATTAAGAATTCCAAGAGGGTACAGGGATACAGCGGCCGCTTCATTAACCGGGGGTTTATACCTGTTAACTTTCGATTGCAGACTTTCAAAGAGCCAGCAACATCTCAACGAATCATTCGAGGTCTCGAATCCAAGAGTGTACCGATCACGTTTGCCTTCCGACACATATTCGGTGTCCGATCCTCACGTCTCGCTGCCAAATTTCATACCCCAGAATTCGCGACAGAATCATAACCCAGATCGACTCAACATTCTCGAGTGGCCCGAAGCACCGAAACGTTACCAAAGCATCCAGAACTTGGACAACGTCTCGGGACTTGTCGATGTCGTCCAAGAAAATTGGTCAACGGAGGGAAACAGGAGTATAGACTGCATTTACACTCAGGTCAGTTTATCGGCTCGACATTATTCTTACTCtcgtacaaaaaatattcttgcaTAGCTTTACACTGAAATTAAATCATTTCACAGGTAAAAAGAAAGCGAAAGGAGCACCGAAGTTTGGACAGTGTATTATTCGAGGACGACAAAGAGCTCGAGTACTTCAACGTGTTGGACCTCCTACCGTTGTCAAACGTCCGTTTGCAATTCGACGATAGAAACGGATCGGATAACGGCGTTaaggcgaaaaaaaaagagcggaATCGTGAATTATTCGAGAAGAACTATCGCCAGGTTCAATCGTCGTCGGACGAATACGAAGACAAATACGGGATAGAAGATCCTGACAAATTGCGGAGTGAGAATCGGGAAAAGGAGAATTCTTATCAGCATAGCGAAGGACTCGAGCCCGATATCGCTGAGGCGTTGAACGCGTCGAAGATTAAAGAAATCAACGATCTCTCGAACTCCGAGAACGGTGAAGAAGACCCTATTTATGTATCTAGGATTGGCGAAGAAGCGACAGGGTTTTCGGACAAAGTGTTTAGCCAAAAATCTGGAGAAAAACGCGTCCTGATCCTCGATTCGGACCAAGATAAGTTCAGGGCGGACGTTGCGGTTGTGAGACCGGTTAAGGATTACCGAAGGATCGAAGAGGCGGAGGACTACAAATCGATTTGGATATCTGACTCGGAGGATCAAGAGGAAATGTCGCGTAGACCTCAGGTGCTCAAGGTGATCGACAACGACGTAACGAAGCGTAACAGGACATCGGTAATCGAAATTGGCGATGTGACCGAAGCGATGAACTCCGCTAAGCAAACCGATGGAACCATTTCGGAGAGTAACGATTGCGTGATAACGAACGACTCGAAACTCTCGTCGAACGAGGACAAGACGAACGAGGGCCAAGATGAGGTCCGGGTCGAAGACGTAAAGACGTTCTTCGAAACGAAGTGCAAGGTGAACGGCGAAGCCAAGAGCGAACGCTCGGAGGGTAAATTCGGAAGAATAATAAACCATACGACAAGCATGTTCGGAAAGGCTTGCAACGCGGTAAAAGGCAGTCTCGGCTTCGAGGCCAGATCTGACAGCTCCGATTTAGGGTTGGGATCCGAGTCAGGGAGCGACACGCGGAGGCAGTCGATGGACGGAATCGACGAGGTGGAAGACGGAACGAAAGCGGTGGCGAACGACACCGAGAACAACCACTCGGCACTCTCAAGGTCGTTCAGCTGCAGCGTCGACAGCTCGGCGAAGAGCGAAAACAGTCCGGAATTCGATCACATAAGGTACAAGATAATGAAATCGGACTTGTTCAGCAAGAACATGTTCGGCAGTATGAAGAACGAACAAGTTTTCGACGGGCTGATGCAGTACCTCCAAGAGTATTCGTTCCACGATCTTCTGGTCGACAATAACGTCGTGATAATCGAACCTGTGCGGGCCGAGACGGTCGAGAGAAAGACGACGTCGACGAGGTGCGGCGGGGGAAAATCGAAGAACCCTTCGTCATGCCGCATATCGGGAGCTATTGAGAAAAAGTGTGAGGAACAGCGAAAAGTGGAGGGTGATAAAAACGCGGGAAACCAGCCTCCCAAGAGCCCGAAGCAGGCTGGCCTAAGGCGGCACTTCTTTTACCACCCGATACGCGTTAACAGGGAATTGATCGACGACGAACTGCCCGATCCGGACACGGTCAGAAACGTGAGAAAGATGTTCGAGGGGACTTTGAAACTAAAAACTCCCGATCCGACCTTCTCGAGGAACAGTCCTACGAGGAAAACAGTGAGCATGAAGGACCTCAGACAGATAAGCGAGAGCTTCGATGGATCGGACAAAGCCGACGGATCCCGGAGCTCGAGCAGGGCGAAAAACACGGCGAACAAGGACGGGATGG from Neodiprion lecontei isolate iyNeoLeco1 chromosome 1, iyNeoLeco1.1, whole genome shotgun sequence includes these protein-coding regions:
- the LOC124296416 gene encoding protein javelin — encoded protein: MFSIKIVYCQVTMEFADQADESAPREGGSSRHDHRGGSSSTSLREQQQQQKLLKRTKSLAVISEENRANTRPSNYYRLGEPALSEAFRRQQLIPRAKLINRHSLKDRLSKSQQHLNESFEVSNPRVYRSRLPSDTYSVSDPHVSLPNFIPQNSRQNHNPDRLNILEWPEAPKRYQSIQNLDNVSGLVDVVQENWSTEGNRSIDCIYTQVKRKRKEHRSLDSVLFEDDKELEYFNVLDLLPLSNVRLQFDDRNGSDNGVKAKKKERNRELFEKNYRQVQSSSDEYEDKYGIEDPDKLRSENREKENSYQHSEGLEPDIAEALNASKIKEINDLSNSENGEEDPIYVSRIGEEATGFSDKVFSQKSGEKRVLILDSDQDKFRADVAVVRPVKDYRRIEEAEDYKSIWISDSEDQEEMSRRPQVLKVIDNDVTKRNRTSVIEIGDVTEAMNSAKQTDGTISESNDCVITNDSKLSSNEDKTNEGQDEVRVEDVKTFFETKCKVNGEAKSERSEGKFGRIINHTTSMFGKACNAVKGSLGFEARSDSSDLGLGSESGSDTRRQSMDGIDEVEDGTKAVANDTENNHSALSRSFSCSVDSSAKSENSPEFDHIRYKIMKSDLFSKNMFGSMKNEQVFDGLMQYLQEYSFHDLLVDNNVVIIEPVRAETVERKTTSTRCGGGKSKNPSSCRISGAIEKKCEEQRKVEGDKNAGNQPPKSPKQAGLRRHFFYHPIRVNRELIDDELPDPDTVRNVRKMFEGTLKLKTPDPTFSRNSPTRKTVSMKDLRQISESFDGSDKADGSRSSSRAKNTANKDGMESPRSESKTRIIAQAFEARSGQTSPSDSGLSKHKGIKYLHNWDAGSVSSGVSSDYPDTDPGSGVQCTSSEDEDECQDDDDIDNGPGHSVSQDVLKKIRECGTSVTYYGGKVVNTCNSPLISPPITGKIMREIMRNKPKSNEASKDYVKFRLVKSNSCDSRLELAGRLVNDQSKRDKFSKKIGEQTNGASRIEYTPNSDLRKCPIMEGRNVEVVEADDAAEEIIEPEVKKEPPIVIGLEPKKEEVKEPEIFKADFKLGKLEDTKCYANKFNNSTFNQWQVNDPIQEKKCKFGEIDFEEFEVLEDSLNSNDRKN